A single window of Falco rusticolus isolate bFalRus1 chromosome 16, bFalRus1.pri, whole genome shotgun sequence DNA harbors:
- the NCAPD3 gene encoding condensin-2 complex subunit D3 isoform X1 yields the protein MAAGGRRGQRSGELPPAERPAALPAALARWQLRDVSPVWVEAVWDLDFTDTEPLDANLAADIAGDGLDAFTRLYQCLAPFASEAQGSSENIWTVFAENNFSHKALVAVLHHFVQAGQHKRAQAQQRVYALHAAGLYFLLLEIPGSVVNQLFHQVMFDKCLRTLTKSWPQEQDLMKKRKKMHTQSSQTNAKRNRKKGKPCRNGKSDMEESLEEEHEDEENCENAYFSTDDLLQIRNSIFILLKNLLRLLPKLSLKEKPQCVENCLQVFLAMARFEPTVQEFEFEFSVATNVDKAKYIPELAYHGLWLLCSLLHGTEDKILRCVFQRILNIILMLESDVSSRSVVLAITPAVISARNQAIKFISSVVDELKEVVFPVLRILLQHICTKIPDKADYRTYAAQALVNLLNKLPCVEFADFIAWLYKYSHHTKVAYRMFALDVVLALLDVPERKSDSSLSLDHRKFLDHKFLVRVIVFGRCLDKAAVIRSKALSVFAHCLEMKTAADLESVRGLLQSSSDCTGLEENTNTENLTVSAEATSNHTVKTLATFRTIELTDSSDTTVLNGKEFMAMLRLRAKDEKTNVRKSALQVFMNIMKHKVIPFTAEDLSILQDRCRDPAVSVRKQALHSITELLVVQHNNVLVQKAWLNGVVPVVMDTESSVQEKALDCLDQLLLQHIKNYKKFSSKDAKQALAWDLLTLLTSESQEINRYLNKAFHIWSQQKKFTTTFVNNVMSHVQTEHAVSAWMLLAKVAASSPQLDYSKVIESWDNVSRQQDMSADTTGHILCVIGHVAKHLPKSTCERLIGNIKCWLWEFQCPLEVISPAVETLQKLCHVCADVLEEAQELLNQVCGDLVSTCESYISNIVFKEGGAENLQEDLLVRHLFILGEAAQLCPAKVEKRIFLLIQSILASPVSKDQVSASPDCEEIPASQPLSQFRGSVMPSVVRAHAFITLGKLCLQHEDLAKKCIAALARELEVSHDVAVRNNVVIVMCDLCIRYASMVDRYIPNISLCLKDPNPFIRKQTLILLTNLLQEEFVKWKDCLFFRFVSVLVDPNPDIARFAEFCLVHLLLKRNPVMFSQYFIECIFHFNSYEKHEKYNRFPQSVRAKNLFSLKGKDNKEKRMHIYKFLLDHFTDEQRFSITTKISHSVLAYFVDNVLPLDLEASELLSDTFEVLSCKEIKLSTMRSKPDEDIQPDEDEMAMANAVIQAAQKKLISQVQKKNFIENIIPVITSLKCLMEQKRIPALKDLMNYLREMMQDYRNEIKDFFAVDKQLAAELEYDMKKYEEQLAREKNADQEQDSAAQPEVQPPSLERAATPGRCSSNASGKRSSLPRSSPFSVHSEFTARSPGVPKHPLLSRRPASLSTLSILNSAKKETEARSKQHSKSVGGTASSLPLSTAGSKQVSFQSLNRQSTRINDSVVGRAISTPKQNINDFTFSAGLSNIRLMETPGSALENKEADCESRGIICLLAPEKPPSLPREWKVESPARKKSSQQVPLRLSRRRTPLKPDNCCFP from the exons atggcggcgggcgggcggcggggccagCGCTCGGGGGAGCTACCGCCGGCGGAGCGACCGGCCGCGCTGCCGGCCGCCCTGGCGCGGTGGCAGCTGCGGGACGTGAGCCCAG TGTGGGTGGAGGCGGTGTGGGACCTGGATTTCACGGACACCGAGCCCCTGGACGCCAACCTGGCAGCCGACATCGCGGGAGACGGCCTCGATGCCTTCACCCGGCTCTACCAGTGCCTGGCGCCCTTCGCTTCGGAGGCGCAGGGCAGCAGCGAG AATATCTGGACCGTGTTTGCTGAAAACAACTTCTCTCATAAAGCGCTTGTGGCTGTGCTGCATCACTTTGTCCAAGCAGGGCAGCATAAAAGAGCTCAAGCACAGCAGAGAGTTTACGCTCTTCATGCTGCTGGGTTGTACTTCTTACTGCTGGAGATCCCAG GCAGCGTAGTTAACCAGCTGTTCCATCAAGTGATGTTTGATAAGTGTCTTCGCACTCTGACAAAAAGTTGGCCTCAAGAACAGGAtctgatgaagaaaagaaagaagatgcaTACTCAAAGCTCTCAGAccaatgcaaaaagaaatagaaagaaaggaaaaccatgCAGGAATGGCAAATCCGAT ATGGAAGAGTCATTGGAAGAGGAGCATGAGGATGAAGAGAATTGTGAAAATGCTTACTTTTCAACGGATGATCTTCTACAAATTCGCAACTCAATCTTCATTCTTCTGAAAAACTTGTTAAGACTTCTGCCTAAATTATCcctaaaagaaaaacctcagtGTGTGGAGAACTGCCTGCAG gTCTTCCTTGCAATGGCAAGGTTTGAGCCGACGGTACAGGAGTTTGAGTTCGAGTTTTCAGTAGCAAC GAATGTCGACAAAGCCAAGTACATTCCCGAGCTGGCGTATCATGGGCTGTGGTTACTGTGTTCCCTTCTACACGGTACAGAAGATAAG attctTCGTTGTGTCTTCCAGCGAATCCTCAATATCATTCTTATGCTGGAAAGCGATGTGTCTTCCAGAAGTGTAGTCCTTGCAATCACGCCGGCTGTGATCAGTGCCAGGAATCAGGCTATAAAATTCATCAG TTCTGTAGTAGATGAGCTGAAAGAAGTTGTATTTCCTGTTCTTCGAATATTGCTGCAACATATCTGTACCAAG ATCCCAGATAAGGCTGATTATCGCACATACGCTGCACAGGCCTTGGTGAATTTGCTGAATAAACTCCCTTGCGTAGAGTTTGCTGACTTCATCGCTTGGCTTTATAAGTACTCACACCACACCAAA GTTGCCTACAGAATGTTTGCTCTTGACGTAGTGTTAGCTCTGTTGGATGTGCCAGAGAGGAAGTCGGAcagctccctgtccctggaTCATCGGAAGTTTCTAGATCATAAGTTTTTAGTACGGGTCATAGTGTTTGGCAGGTGTTTGGACAAAGCAGCCGTCATCCGTAGCAAAGCTTTAAGTGTCTTTGCCCACTGtcttgaaatgaaaactgctgctgaCTTGGAGAGTGTGCGGGGCTTACTACAAAGCT CTTCTGACTGTACAGGcttggaagaaaacacaaacactgaGAATTTGACAGTCAGTGCAGAAG CTACGTCCAACCATACAGTGAAGACCTTAGCAACTTTCAGAACTATTGAGTTGACAGACAGCAGTGATACTACTGTGCTTAATG GAAAAGAATTCATGGCCATGCTGAGACTGAGAGCCAAAGATGAGAAAACCAACGTGAGGAAATCTGCTCTCCAG GTTTTTATGAACATCATGAAGCACAAAGTGATCCCTTTTACTGCAGAAGATCTGTCTATTCTTCAGGATCGTTGCCGGGaccctgctgtttctgtgcGGAAGCAGGCCTTGCATTCTATAACAGAGCTCCTTGTG GTTCAGCACAACAATGTTCTGGTGCAGAAGGCCTGGTTAAATGGGGTGGTGCCTGTTGTGATGGACACTGAAAGTTCTGTCCAAGAAAAGGCCTTGGATTGCCTTGATCAGCTCTTGTTGCAAcatataaaaaattacaaaaaattcaGCAGTAAAGATGCAAAGCAGGCTTTAGCGTGGGATCTCCTTACCCTCTTGACTTCAGAAAGCCAGGAGATAAA CCGTTACTTGAACAAAGCTTTTCATATATGGTCCCAACAGAAGAAGTTCACCACCACTTTTGTTAATAATGTCATGTCTCATGTGCAAACGGAGCATGCTGTATCGGCTTGGATGTTGCTTGCGAAGGTGGCAGCTTCCTCACCCCAGCTGGATTATTCCAAGGTCATTGAATCCTGGGACAATGTCAGCAG GCAGCAGGACATGAGCGCTGATACTACAGGACATATACTGTGTGTCATCGGTCATGTTGCAAAGCACCTCCCTAAAAGCACCTGTGAGAGGCTGATTG GTAATATCAAGTGCTGGCTGTGGGAATTTCAGTGTCCCTTGGAGGTGATTAGCCCAGCTGTAGAAACTCTGCAGAAGCTCTGCCATGTGTGTGCAGATGTGCTGGAGGAGGCACAG GAGCTGCTCAACCAGGTGTGTGGGGATTTAGTATCCACCTGTGAAAGCTATATTTCGAATATAGTCTTCAAAGAGGGTGGAGCAGAGAACCTGCAAGAAGATCTCTTG GTGAGACACCTCTTCATCTTGGGAGAGGCTGCACAGCTGTGTCCAGCCAAAGTGGAGAAGCGCATCTTTCTTTTGATCCAGTCCATTCTGGCCTCTCCTGTCAGTAAGGACCAAG TGTCTGCTTCTCCAGATTGTGAGGAAATTCCAGCTTCTCAGCCACTGTCCCAATTCAGAGGATCGGTCATGCCTTCGGTGGTCAGAGCTCATGCGTTCATTACTCTAG GTAAATTGTGTTTACAGCACGAGGATCTGGCAAAGAAATGCATTGCAGCTCTAGCGCGAGAGCTGGAGGTGTCGCATGATGTGGCCGTTCGCAATAATGTTGTCATCGTTATGTGTGATCTCTGTATCCGCTACGCATCCATGGTGGACAGATACATTCCCAACATTTCGCTGTGTTTGAAGGACCCAAACCCCTTCATCCGTAAGCAGACGCTGATCCTGCTTACCAACCTTCTGCAG GAGGAGTTTGTGAAATGGAAGGACTGTCTCTTCTTCCGTTTTGTCAGTGTCCTGGTCGATCCAAATCCAGATATTGCCAG atTTGCTGAGTTCTGCCTGGTGCATCTCTTACTGAAGAGGAATCCAGTAATGTTCTCCCAGTACTTCATTGAGTGCATCTTCCATTTCAATAGCTATGAGAAACATGAGAAGTACAACAGGTTCCCCCAGAGTGTGCG GGCAAAGAATCTCTTCTCTCTGAAGGGGAaagataacaaagaaaaaaggatgcaTATCTACAAGTTCCTGCTAGACCACTTTACGGATGAGCAGAGGTTCAGCATTACAACGAAGATCAGCCACAGTGTCCTAG CGTACTTTGTGGATAACGTCCTTCCATTGGACCTGGAAGCCAGTGAGCTGCTCTCGGATACGTTTGAAGTCCTTAGCTGCAAAGAAATCAAGCTATCAACGATGAGATCAAAACCCGATGAAGACATTCAGCCTGATGAAGATGAAATGGCAATGGCCAATGCTGTCATACAGGCAGCACAAAAAAAGCTCATCTCGCAG GTCCAAAAGAAGAACTTTATAGAAAACATCATCCCAGTAATCACGTCACTCAAGTGTTTGATGGAGCAGAAGAGGATCCCAGCTCTTAAGGACCTTATGAATTACCTGCGG GAAATGATGCAAGATTACCGAAATGAAATCAAAGACTTCTTTGCTGTGGACAAGCAGCTGGCAGCCGAGCTGGAGTACGATATGAAGAAATATGAAGAGCAGCTGGCCAGGGAGAAGAACGCAGACCAAGAGCAGGACTCGGCAGCGCAGCCTGAGGTG CAACCTCCGTCTTTGGAGAGAGCTGCAACTCCTGGTCGCTGCAGTAGTAATGCAAGTGGGAAACGGTCCTCGCTACCTAGATCAAGTCCTTTCTCTGTGCATTCCGAATTTACTGCGCGTAGTCCTGGTGTTCCGAAACACCCACTACTGAGTCGCAG GCCAGCATCCTTGAGCACATTGTCCATCCTGAACTCTgccaagaaagaaacagaagccaGAAGCAAGCAACACAGCAAGAGCGTCGGAGGAACGGCTTCATCACTTCCATTaagcactgctggcagcaagCAAG TGTCCTTTCAAAGCCTGAATCGACAGTCTACCAGAATAAATGATTCTGTGGTGGGCCGTGCAATAAGCACACCAAAAC agaacaTTAATGACTTCACTTTTAGTGCGGGGCTCAGTAACATCAGATTGATGGAGACACCTGGTTCAGCTCTAG AGAATAAAGAGGCTGACTGTGAGTCAAGAGGTATCATCTGTTTGCTAGCACCAGAGAAACC CCCGTCCCTGCCACGGGAGTGGAAAGTAGAATCcccagcaaggaaaaaaagcagccagcaaGTCCCTCTAAGACTGTCCCGGCGGCGAACTCCACTGAAACCAGACAACTGTTGCTTTCCTTGA
- the NCAPD3 gene encoding condensin-2 complex subunit D3 isoform X2 has protein sequence MAAGGRRGQRSGELPPAERPAALPAALARWQLRDVSPVWVEAVWDLDFTDTEPLDANLAADIAGDGLDAFTRLYQCLAPFASEAQGSSENIWTVFAENNFSHKALVAVLHHFVQAGQHKRAQAQQRVYALHAAGLYFLLLEIPGSVVNQLFHQVMFDKCLRTLTKSWPQEQDLMKKRKKMHTQSSQTNAKRNRKKGKPCRNGKSDMEESLEEEHEDEENCENAYFSTDDLLQIRNSIFILLKNLLRLLPKLSLKEKPQCVENCLQVFLAMARFEPTVQEFEFEFSVATNVDKAKYIPELAYHGLWLLCSLLHGTEDKILRCVFQRILNIILMLESDVSSRSVVLAITPAVISARNQAIKFISSVVDELKEVVFPVLRILLQHICTKIPDKADYRTYAAQALVNLLNKLPCVEFADFIAWLYKYSHHTKVAYRMFALDVVLALLDVPERKSDSSLSLDHRKFLDHKFLVRVIVFGRCLDKAAVIRSKALSVFAHCLEMKTAADLESVRGLLQSSSDCTGLEENTNTENLTVSAEATSNHTVKTLATFRTIELTDSSDTTVLNGKEFMAMLRLRAKDEKTNVRKSALQVFMNIMKHKVIPFTAEDLSILQDRCRDPAVSVRKQALHSITELLVVQHNNVLVQKAWLNGVVPVVMDTESSVQEKALDCLDQLLLQHIKNYKKFSSKDAKQALAWDLLTLLTSESQEINRYLNKAFHIWSQQKKFTTTFVNNVMSHVQTEHAVSAWMLLAKVAASSPQLDYSKVIESWDNVSRQQDMSADTTGHILCVIGHVAKHLPKSTCERLIGNIKCWLWEFQCPLEVISPAVETLQKLCHVCADVLEEAQELLNQVCGDLVSTCESYISNIVFKEGGAENLQEDLLVRHLFILGEAAQLCPAKVEKRIFLLIQSILASPVSKDQVSASPDCEEIPASQPLSQFRGSVMPSVVRAHAFITLGKLCLQHEDLAKKCIAALARELEVSHDVAVRNNVVIVMCDLCIRYASMVDRYIPNISLCLKDPNPFIRKQTLILLTNLLQEEFVKWKDCLFFRFVSVLVDPNPDIARFAEFCLVHLLLKRNPVMFSQYFIECIFHFNSYEKHEKYNRFPQSVRAKNLFSLKGKDNKEKRMHIYKFLLDHFTDEQRFSITTKISHSVLAYFVDNVLPLDLEASELLSDTFEVLSCKEIKLSTMRSKPDEDIQPDEDEMAMANAVIQAAQKKLISQVQKKNFIENIIPVITSLKCLMEQKRIPALKDLMNYLREMMQDYRNEIKDFFAVDKQLAAELEYDMKKYEEQLAREKNADQEQDSAAQPEQPPSLERAATPGRCSSNASGKRSSLPRSSPFSVHSEFTARSPGVPKHPLLSRRPASLSTLSILNSAKKETEARSKQHSKSVGGTASSLPLSTAGSKQVSFQSLNRQSTRINDSVVGRAISTPKQNINDFTFSAGLSNIRLMETPGSALENKEADCESRGIICLLAPEKPPSLPREWKVESPARKKSSQQVPLRLSRRRTPLKPDNCCFP, from the exons atggcggcgggcgggcggcggggccagCGCTCGGGGGAGCTACCGCCGGCGGAGCGACCGGCCGCGCTGCCGGCCGCCCTGGCGCGGTGGCAGCTGCGGGACGTGAGCCCAG TGTGGGTGGAGGCGGTGTGGGACCTGGATTTCACGGACACCGAGCCCCTGGACGCCAACCTGGCAGCCGACATCGCGGGAGACGGCCTCGATGCCTTCACCCGGCTCTACCAGTGCCTGGCGCCCTTCGCTTCGGAGGCGCAGGGCAGCAGCGAG AATATCTGGACCGTGTTTGCTGAAAACAACTTCTCTCATAAAGCGCTTGTGGCTGTGCTGCATCACTTTGTCCAAGCAGGGCAGCATAAAAGAGCTCAAGCACAGCAGAGAGTTTACGCTCTTCATGCTGCTGGGTTGTACTTCTTACTGCTGGAGATCCCAG GCAGCGTAGTTAACCAGCTGTTCCATCAAGTGATGTTTGATAAGTGTCTTCGCACTCTGACAAAAAGTTGGCCTCAAGAACAGGAtctgatgaagaaaagaaagaagatgcaTACTCAAAGCTCTCAGAccaatgcaaaaagaaatagaaagaaaggaaaaccatgCAGGAATGGCAAATCCGAT ATGGAAGAGTCATTGGAAGAGGAGCATGAGGATGAAGAGAATTGTGAAAATGCTTACTTTTCAACGGATGATCTTCTACAAATTCGCAACTCAATCTTCATTCTTCTGAAAAACTTGTTAAGACTTCTGCCTAAATTATCcctaaaagaaaaacctcagtGTGTGGAGAACTGCCTGCAG gTCTTCCTTGCAATGGCAAGGTTTGAGCCGACGGTACAGGAGTTTGAGTTCGAGTTTTCAGTAGCAAC GAATGTCGACAAAGCCAAGTACATTCCCGAGCTGGCGTATCATGGGCTGTGGTTACTGTGTTCCCTTCTACACGGTACAGAAGATAAG attctTCGTTGTGTCTTCCAGCGAATCCTCAATATCATTCTTATGCTGGAAAGCGATGTGTCTTCCAGAAGTGTAGTCCTTGCAATCACGCCGGCTGTGATCAGTGCCAGGAATCAGGCTATAAAATTCATCAG TTCTGTAGTAGATGAGCTGAAAGAAGTTGTATTTCCTGTTCTTCGAATATTGCTGCAACATATCTGTACCAAG ATCCCAGATAAGGCTGATTATCGCACATACGCTGCACAGGCCTTGGTGAATTTGCTGAATAAACTCCCTTGCGTAGAGTTTGCTGACTTCATCGCTTGGCTTTATAAGTACTCACACCACACCAAA GTTGCCTACAGAATGTTTGCTCTTGACGTAGTGTTAGCTCTGTTGGATGTGCCAGAGAGGAAGTCGGAcagctccctgtccctggaTCATCGGAAGTTTCTAGATCATAAGTTTTTAGTACGGGTCATAGTGTTTGGCAGGTGTTTGGACAAAGCAGCCGTCATCCGTAGCAAAGCTTTAAGTGTCTTTGCCCACTGtcttgaaatgaaaactgctgctgaCTTGGAGAGTGTGCGGGGCTTACTACAAAGCT CTTCTGACTGTACAGGcttggaagaaaacacaaacactgaGAATTTGACAGTCAGTGCAGAAG CTACGTCCAACCATACAGTGAAGACCTTAGCAACTTTCAGAACTATTGAGTTGACAGACAGCAGTGATACTACTGTGCTTAATG GAAAAGAATTCATGGCCATGCTGAGACTGAGAGCCAAAGATGAGAAAACCAACGTGAGGAAATCTGCTCTCCAG GTTTTTATGAACATCATGAAGCACAAAGTGATCCCTTTTACTGCAGAAGATCTGTCTATTCTTCAGGATCGTTGCCGGGaccctgctgtttctgtgcGGAAGCAGGCCTTGCATTCTATAACAGAGCTCCTTGTG GTTCAGCACAACAATGTTCTGGTGCAGAAGGCCTGGTTAAATGGGGTGGTGCCTGTTGTGATGGACACTGAAAGTTCTGTCCAAGAAAAGGCCTTGGATTGCCTTGATCAGCTCTTGTTGCAAcatataaaaaattacaaaaaattcaGCAGTAAAGATGCAAAGCAGGCTTTAGCGTGGGATCTCCTTACCCTCTTGACTTCAGAAAGCCAGGAGATAAA CCGTTACTTGAACAAAGCTTTTCATATATGGTCCCAACAGAAGAAGTTCACCACCACTTTTGTTAATAATGTCATGTCTCATGTGCAAACGGAGCATGCTGTATCGGCTTGGATGTTGCTTGCGAAGGTGGCAGCTTCCTCACCCCAGCTGGATTATTCCAAGGTCATTGAATCCTGGGACAATGTCAGCAG GCAGCAGGACATGAGCGCTGATACTACAGGACATATACTGTGTGTCATCGGTCATGTTGCAAAGCACCTCCCTAAAAGCACCTGTGAGAGGCTGATTG GTAATATCAAGTGCTGGCTGTGGGAATTTCAGTGTCCCTTGGAGGTGATTAGCCCAGCTGTAGAAACTCTGCAGAAGCTCTGCCATGTGTGTGCAGATGTGCTGGAGGAGGCACAG GAGCTGCTCAACCAGGTGTGTGGGGATTTAGTATCCACCTGTGAAAGCTATATTTCGAATATAGTCTTCAAAGAGGGTGGAGCAGAGAACCTGCAAGAAGATCTCTTG GTGAGACACCTCTTCATCTTGGGAGAGGCTGCACAGCTGTGTCCAGCCAAAGTGGAGAAGCGCATCTTTCTTTTGATCCAGTCCATTCTGGCCTCTCCTGTCAGTAAGGACCAAG TGTCTGCTTCTCCAGATTGTGAGGAAATTCCAGCTTCTCAGCCACTGTCCCAATTCAGAGGATCGGTCATGCCTTCGGTGGTCAGAGCTCATGCGTTCATTACTCTAG GTAAATTGTGTTTACAGCACGAGGATCTGGCAAAGAAATGCATTGCAGCTCTAGCGCGAGAGCTGGAGGTGTCGCATGATGTGGCCGTTCGCAATAATGTTGTCATCGTTATGTGTGATCTCTGTATCCGCTACGCATCCATGGTGGACAGATACATTCCCAACATTTCGCTGTGTTTGAAGGACCCAAACCCCTTCATCCGTAAGCAGACGCTGATCCTGCTTACCAACCTTCTGCAG GAGGAGTTTGTGAAATGGAAGGACTGTCTCTTCTTCCGTTTTGTCAGTGTCCTGGTCGATCCAAATCCAGATATTGCCAG atTTGCTGAGTTCTGCCTGGTGCATCTCTTACTGAAGAGGAATCCAGTAATGTTCTCCCAGTACTTCATTGAGTGCATCTTCCATTTCAATAGCTATGAGAAACATGAGAAGTACAACAGGTTCCCCCAGAGTGTGCG GGCAAAGAATCTCTTCTCTCTGAAGGGGAaagataacaaagaaaaaaggatgcaTATCTACAAGTTCCTGCTAGACCACTTTACGGATGAGCAGAGGTTCAGCATTACAACGAAGATCAGCCACAGTGTCCTAG CGTACTTTGTGGATAACGTCCTTCCATTGGACCTGGAAGCCAGTGAGCTGCTCTCGGATACGTTTGAAGTCCTTAGCTGCAAAGAAATCAAGCTATCAACGATGAGATCAAAACCCGATGAAGACATTCAGCCTGATGAAGATGAAATGGCAATGGCCAATGCTGTCATACAGGCAGCACAAAAAAAGCTCATCTCGCAG GTCCAAAAGAAGAACTTTATAGAAAACATCATCCCAGTAATCACGTCACTCAAGTGTTTGATGGAGCAGAAGAGGATCCCAGCTCTTAAGGACCTTATGAATTACCTGCGG GAAATGATGCAAGATTACCGAAATGAAATCAAAGACTTCTTTGCTGTGGACAAGCAGCTGGCAGCCGAGCTGGAGTACGATATGAAGAAATATGAAGAGCAGCTGGCCAGGGAGAAGAACGCAGACCAAGAGCAGGACTCGGCAGCGCAGCCTGAG CAACCTCCGTCTTTGGAGAGAGCTGCAACTCCTGGTCGCTGCAGTAGTAATGCAAGTGGGAAACGGTCCTCGCTACCTAGATCAAGTCCTTTCTCTGTGCATTCCGAATTTACTGCGCGTAGTCCTGGTGTTCCGAAACACCCACTACTGAGTCGCAG GCCAGCATCCTTGAGCACATTGTCCATCCTGAACTCTgccaagaaagaaacagaagccaGAAGCAAGCAACACAGCAAGAGCGTCGGAGGAACGGCTTCATCACTTCCATTaagcactgctggcagcaagCAAG TGTCCTTTCAAAGCCTGAATCGACAGTCTACCAGAATAAATGATTCTGTGGTGGGCCGTGCAATAAGCACACCAAAAC agaacaTTAATGACTTCACTTTTAGTGCGGGGCTCAGTAACATCAGATTGATGGAGACACCTGGTTCAGCTCTAG AGAATAAAGAGGCTGACTGTGAGTCAAGAGGTATCATCTGTTTGCTAGCACCAGAGAAACC CCCGTCCCTGCCACGGGAGTGGAAAGTAGAATCcccagcaaggaaaaaaagcagccagcaaGTCCCTCTAAGACTGTCCCGGCGGCGAACTCCACTGAAACCAGACAACTGTTGCTTTCCTTGA